DNA sequence from the Colletotrichum higginsianum IMI 349063 chromosome 10, whole genome shotgun sequence genome:
TTGGTGTGACTGTAATGGCGTTAGTAACGCAGTTGCCAAGCTGGACGACGGATGGCGGTGCGCTTGGCGTGTCTTTAACAAACATTGTCACATTTAGCGCCACGTTGACCTACGTGATACAGGGTTGGGCACAGCTGGAGACTTCAATGGGAGCTATCCAACGGATACAGGATTTCACCAACCAGACGCCATCTGAAAACAAACCTGGAGAAAACAAAGAACTGCCTCCTGGATGGGGTTTGACACATGCATCCGTAAGGTTTGACGGAGTCAAGTCAGCATATAGGTGAGATGAAGGGCTCCCAGCGAAGTCACTTGACGCTCACCATCGATTTAGCAATTGCTCCGATATCATCTTGGATGACGTAACATTCCATATCACGCCAGGGCAGAAGGTTGGCATTTGTGGCCGAACAGGGAGGTGAGTTGCGCCGACCGATTGTCACAAGAGTGAACTGTGCTATCCATGCTGATATACTGCAACTACAGCGGGAAAAGCACCATGCTTCTCAcgcttcttcgtcttgcAGAGGTCGTGGATGGACGCATCACCATCGAcaacgtcgacatcgcccGGTCCCGGAGAGACCACATCCGAAGTTCCGTAACAGTCATGCCGCAAGATCCCACGGTGTTCCCGGGAAGCATTCGCTACAACCTTGACCCGCAGCGTCGACACTCAGATGCCGagatcaagaaagagctgGGCCGCGTTGGACTGTCTCACATTCTGTCGTCCCCGCGCGGTCTAGACGCGACGATGACACAATCAACATCTGTGTCGCTCTCTCGAGGAGAGCTGCAACTGTTTGCGTTGGCAAGGGCAGTGCTTCGGCGTCACGAGGGCGCATCGCTTTTGGTTATGGACGAGGTTACGTCATCAGTGGACTCTGTTGCGGAAGAAGTCATTATGCGAGTAGTGATGGAGTCGTTTTCCATGCACACTGTAATAGCTGTGGTCCACCGGCTGAACACTATACTAGACTTTGATCTGGTCTTTGTGATGGACCAAGGGAGGTTGGTAGAGAGTGGGCAACCCCGGGCACTGCTGGAGTCACCCGGTTCTATGTTTAGACGTCTGTACTGCCATTAGGTTCAAGGGCTCACTGAAAATTCCCCTTGAGTGCAAACTGACGTCGTTTCCGGATCCCAATTTCATACTTAATCTTACTCTATACAGATGTTAGTCATCTTCTTGTTTACAGCTGCTGTATTGAGTGATGGCGGTGAGTTCGCTTACGCTGACCACGCTGATAAAATTTACACATGCTCTCCATACTTATTCACACACCTCACATATTTATCACCTTAGGAGTCAATGGAGCAGAAAGAACAAGTCATACAGCTATCTAAGGTAATTACACTTGAATCACGTAATTCTTCGCAACGCCACAGAATCAAGGGAAGACGGCAACAAACTGTACACAATACCGCTTTCTTAATCACTATTGACATCCAAGTCAGAGACACTTCCTGATCTACCACAACTACAGAAGCATGTGCTTCCATTAGATGGATAATGCGTTTAGCCACTTAAGATCATCAAAGACATGCCTTCTTCCACTTGTATCGTACTGCTCGGCCCCACTTCAATGACCCCTCCTGGGTTAAGGCAGAGGATTTCTCGACTTCAGGAGTCCATCCCGTATGGGTACAGGAGTGCAGGAGTTCCAGGCCTTGGAGACCCTTCCTTGCATTAGAACAAGGTCATTTGGACGTGGTGATTCTTCCCACGCGATGGTGTCCTCGTGGCTAGCAATTCTTCTCATCTCGCAAAGACCTTGGTCATGTCGTCTTTGGACACGGCAATAGGGTGTTTGTGAGTAAGCATTGGTGGATATTCTATATCCTGTCTCGTTTTCTCAGGCCTCATTTAATAAGATTGCAATGGTCTCGTTAACAGAGGCTAGGGCGGGGAATGGTGGGTTGCATCAAGGTAAGAAAAGCAGGATGATGGCTGCAGACAGTCTTGTTACTACCACGCATAGAGAATAAGGTTAGAGTTGCTATGATGATGCTATTGTAAGATGAATATAATAAAGAATCAGCGCGCAAAGCTTCATGGCATTCTTGTCCATATAGGTTGTCTTGCTACATCTAGGAGGAGCCCAAGTTTAAATAGACGACAAGACTTGCCAAGAAATGATTAGCTGCGTGTAAAGGCCTATGTTTCTCATCCCAAATGGCACACAAACTAGCCGGGGGAAGGGGGATTATTGGTTCATTTGGTGTTGTTTAAGAATGTGTGTGTTGGTGTTAGTCTGAAGACGACTTTGCGTGCGCGAGGGTGGAAACCAGCGTAACACTAAAACCCTTGCTTCATAGTACTTTAATGTTGCCTGTTTAGAGCCTTTTCAAATCCTGCTTGTCCAAGTGTTCTTTTTCATGCGTATGAGTATGTTCATCTAAATTTTGGCCCATTTATACGACTGGTAGCAGTTGTCCGGCCTTGTTATGCTGAAAAGTTACAATTGTTCCACAGAATCCTCATCGTGCTTGTCCATGTCCACATAATGCAGCTGATCGGGGCCATCAGTGTGCCTATCCCCATTCTCCACCTCATGCGTTTTGTGTTTATCACTCTGTTCCTTCTCACACTTTTTCTTCTGTTCCTTCTTGTTACTATCTGTTACCTGAAAACCGTCAGGTTTCCCGTCTGTGCTGTCGTCCTGTAGTTGTTCTGCGCTCTCAACTGAGTGTTCCAATGTGTTCTCGTCCCGCCCCGCTgaaccatcatcatccacgcCCTCCCCATGATGTTTTCCTCCCTGATGGGGATTAGAAGCAAAACTTCGGGCCTCTTCTTTACGCGCGACGGGACGGTCTGCGTCAGACGTCGCGTCTGTACCAGCAGTGCTCAAGTCGATAGGTCCGGTGGAAAACCGTGCACGGCGCGGGGGACGAAGTGGTGGCGTTTGAAGGAGTCCACGAGGACTTGCTTCGTGGTGCTCGGGGACTTCGGCCTCTGCCTCCATAGCCCGTTTGAGACCCCGGCCGggccgtcgcggcggagtctgcaggaggccgagccgcgatggagatggcgtggcggcggcatcgtcgagcgGGGCCGGGTGGGGGCGCTGCGGAGTTGCAGGGTTGTTGCCTTCGCGATGCATGGGTTGACATGTGCATATGCATAAGATATGTGTGGCAGGCTTGATTGAAGGGAGCCGGATTGCACGGTACAGGTGGTCGTGTGGCTCTGAGACTGGTGCATCAGGAGGTGTGTTGTGAAAACTTTGCAGTAGATATGCATCTGATTCTTTGAGTGGCTGGGCCGTGATGTTATCTCCTTGATCCCTTATCTAATAACGACAGGGATGCAGCCTGCAGAATGATGTCATTCATCAAATCAATCACCCAGAATCTACTTGGGTTGTCACTGCAGCGTTGGATTTATCTTATCCCATCAAGCCATCGCGTCTCATTGTCGATAGACGTCGCCCTGCTAGTAAGTATAGGAAGATCATTCAAGTGGTTGATACACAGCCAATGTAGTCTTGTTACATGAAACACAGTCAGCCGGGGCCCGCTGAGTCAGGAAGCAAAAATGCAATGCATTCTTTCAAAACCTTTGTTGTGTTTGAACTAATCTGTCGATCTCTCCAGTTCAGTATTGGTGTAGACCGGTTCACAGCTGCCCGGAATTTTGGTGGACACATACAGGAGTAGCAAGAAGCGTCACTATCTACTCTTTTCACAATGTGCGGAAGATCCAGTATCATACGCCGGGTTTCCCTATTCCAGCATCTCTGTTTTAAACGTATTCGGAGGAAACCGTCTACACTGCTAAGCGCAAGGATCTAGGATATTGCTGGCTCTTGAGAGTCCCAAGCCAAATTTTCGGAGAATTTAATAGATAAATTTTGCAAGGTATTCCGAAAAAGCAGTTCCGTAGGTAGAGTTCTCATGATAAGCAACAGCACTGCTGCAAATAGACCGGGATTGTATGATTGATGGGCTGGAGCCGAGAGGAGCCGGTACAAGTCAACAAACTCCTCTAAAGAGAGAGTGCACGCACGCCATCTGATGAAAAGAGCCTATGGGCTCTGTTTTTGGAACATCGGAATGCGCACAAGATTATATTCGCAGTCATAGTGTACCTTCCTATTCTCTCTATCCATCTACTAATATTGAAGCATTATCTGAGAGTCCACATAGGACTTCAATGGGAATTGCTGTCTGTGTCTTGGCTATGTATTGAACAAATTCAGTATCCCTCTCCATTCCGTCCCTTTCCACACTTTTACAGGTTTTTGAAGTTCTCAAtaccaacaacaccgactCGAAGAAACTGTTCATCATTGTCAAGGCGCTCCCGAATTGGACCTTCACGCAGCTCGGTCACATCCCACTTTGCCCACACGAATCTGCCGTGAAGAAATTTCGCCTCGTTTGATGCAGCCCAGACAGCAAACTGGCCCGGCAAGTTTTCTGTATCGTCGTTAGAGCCAACCCTACAATTTCGGTTTGGAAATGGGAATCGGGAGCTTACCATCGTCCCACGGGTAAGCATCCTTGGGGATGCCAAGGCTTGCCGCCAGGTCAGTGTAGACACCACCAGGGTGGTAGCTAACAATCTGTAGGTCATCTGCTGAGACATCCTTGGCAATGCGTTGTAAAAGCATAGTTCCGGCGCTCTTGCTTGATCCATAACTGGGTTGGTTGCCACTCAATCGAGTGTCATGAATGGCCATTGTACTCAAATGAACCAGGGCCTATTGGACAGTTAACTTGCTTGAAAAGATCAATGGATTATGCGTCAGAAATCATATACCTTCTGGCGCCCGTCGGAGTTCGGCTGCTTATAAAGTCGCTCGGCGAAATCAAGGTTTGCCCGCGCATTGAGCAGATATTCACCCCAGACCGTGTCTCTGCCCGCTTCGAGAATAGGTCGAACCGAGGACGTCGCTGCATTCAGCACAACGACGTCAACGAAGATGTCTTCTTTGGCAAGACCCTGCCACAGAACATCAACGGATGCTAGATCGGACACGTCGCATTCTCGTCCTAGCACCTGTGTGTTGGGGAACTCGGTTCCAAGGCGAGAAGCGGCCACCTCAACAACGCTGGAGCGTCGTGCGACGATAATGATCCTTTGTGCGTTGGCTTGAGCAAAAGCTCGCGCGATTGCAAATCCAATCCCCGAATGACCACCTGTGATGAGCACTGATTTTCCCACATGAGAAAGTTCTGCTCGGGAAGGCGAGATTTCAGGGTATGGATCTGTATGGATGGTCTTTGTAAAGGTAAAGCCAGTTGAGAGAGATTCCATTGCGGATGCCATGATGCTTAATAGTTGAATAAGAAAGCTGGTTGAGACTTCAATTTTCGGAGAGTGTACTGAGGAACTGCGATGATGCAGAATGAGATGAAGACTGCAAATGTCTTACGTTCAATGGGGGGATGATACAACGCATATATATACCATTATTCTGTAGGTGACTTTTCTGTATGACACCAAAGCATGGTTCGTATCACGTGTTCAATGACAGTATGCCTAACGGATGGCCGGTTGAGTGTGGATAATCCATAGGCCAACTTGGGCAAGGTGGCAGCGAAGTTGCCGAGACGGTTGCATTGCACTTCCGCAATTCCGCCGAAACCATTCTACTCTAGATCTTTGCAAAGGAGAGAAGGAAAGTACCAGCCGGTCGCCAAAGAGAGATGATATCTGTGATGCGATACAGAGTGGCGGAGAAGGCCTTGTGAGATTGAGTGACATGGCTGAGTGCACGTCTCCCATAGGGGGTAGACACCAGTGAGGAATTCCACACCGTTAACACGGCTGCATCGCACCTCCGTAACTCCGCCGCAACTCCTCCTGCATTTTTGGAGCAACTGTTGTTGGGCTGTCGGCACATTGCCGTCTCACCTCCGCACCTTCGCCGCAAGCCTATTTTCATTCCTGGGCGGCTGTTGTTGTGCTGCCGGCCGAATCACACCTCCGTAACTCCGCCGCAAGCCCCTTGGTATCCTCGAGTGACTATTTGTAGGAAACCAAGTCTTGGCAGTCTCAAAACAGATCGATTAGGATGCATCTTGTTGGTTCATGGCTCAAAGATCAACTTGCCAAGAGCCAACCCAGGTTTGATACTGCTCACCCAGCCAAGCCTTTGTAGTGAAACTTGGAAGAGCATTTGGAGCTGAGCACTACGTCTGTCGAAGGCTTTCATGGAAACGGGCATCCCCAGTGTATTTCGTCACAGAAGTTGGACAAGATAATTCCGCGGTAACCTCAAGCGAGTGGACACAGCCATACGAACTGGTCTGGAAACGGCTATTTCTCACCTGCCATATATGATCGCGTCCGATAGGTTAAGCTTGTATTTTCAATTGAAAGCTTTCTGCCTGTCCACCTTTTCTTCTTACCTGATAAGATCGCGAATTTACGACTACACAACGGCGCCTGAATATTTTTGAACTAAGCGGTAGTTCCAGGTGGAATGGGAATATATATCTCTGAACATGGATTGGCTTCCCGGCGGCAGTAGCCTGTCGGCTTGGAAAGTTGACACCAATGCGGTGAGATAGACGATGAACTTGCGGCTCGTCTGGAAAAACACTCGTGGGAACAAATGAGAAAACGTGAGGCTGGCTAGACAAACGTGTACTGCTCGATCCGGTTTGGGCGAGCAGCTGTGTGCCAAGAAGTAACACTTACTTGTAGGCTACTATTGTATGCTTTTCCTGCCTAGAATCCCTGAGAGACTGCATACGTTCTGTATTGAGTGCTCCTGGAGTCCACTGCACGAGGCATTGTGGTCTAGGTATGTCGGTTTCCCTAGCTGACCGATCAGTCAGTCGGTTGGAGCTCTGTTAACTGATGACTCCACGCAAGAACGTGCTCAGTTGACGCGTGCTTTATAAGCATAAAGGACTAAAAAAATAGATGGAAGATTGCTAGATTACTATGCGTAAGCGTTTGTGGCACTGCGTTAAGATGAGAATGAAGAGGAACAGCCTTAGGGCTAATGAGCCATAGTCTTCGTGTTGTCAGGCGGTGGAAATCTAGCAGGTTATGTTGATGACAACTTGGTAATACTCCTTGCAGCGATAACACTTGTTATAGACTTGATAGGCTGGCTCAGTGCTTCAGTTCAAGTCAATTCGAGGCAACGTGAGTCGAGTTAAAGCTTTTGTTGTGCCATTTCTGCAGAGTGACAAAGTATGATTCCGAGCCATACAAACGCACAATAAGGTGGGTGACTGGTCGACCTAAGCTCCGCTGACTCATGCGACATCTCGACTGGACACTGTCATCATCGGCTGATACATAGATATCTTTTGACAACGACAGGTATGCTTTCTGGGATCGAGAGGAAGCTCAGCTGCTGAGCAACAGCAAGACCAAGAGGGATCCCACATACCCTGTATTTGGAGAGCTCTACAGAAGAGGAAAAAGACCGCAACCTTCGTCGACTTGATTCAGAGTGATGACACTTTCAACATAATGATACCTGATGATTGCCTCAATCCTGGGGACTGGAATGTTATGGGTAAGGAATATCTTATACTGAAGCCTGGCTACGTTCAGAATAGAACATTGGATGGTTAAGGCACAGGGAATATCTATGACTGCCCTTGGAAGGTGTCATCTGGCATAGAACGTTTCGTTGAACATTTTCAAGAATAGGGTGCATTTGACAAATTTTGCTATCTATTCTATAAACCTCAAGTCTATCTAACGTAGTTAAATGCTACAGGCCTTATTTTCTCTATGACATCATGTAGAAAATAGCTAGCTAAATTGTTGTCACTCTCCTCCTTCCACGAAGAGCACTTTAAGACATGTTTTGAACTAGCATCACAGAAGTTATCTACTTGCTACGCCAAAAAAGCTGCAGCTGAACAGGTCAAAGAGCGGAACACAACTTTGGAGGTGGGCCAGATATAAATGGGGAGAGACTGATTGTTGCCCAGTTGTGCGATGACGAGGGTCTCCTGCTGTTAAATATAACCCCCGCAATTGCCTGGTTCGTTGGCTTGTATACCCAGTAAGTCACTGTTGAGGCAGCGATCTATCTAAGAGGCCTGTTTGGTGTGTTGGATTTGGCTTGTTAAATATGGCGGCAACGCTCTCGGGGAgctgggtggtggtgcttgTCCTTGAAATGGACATGATTAGTATGACGCTACAGCGTCTAATATTAATACGGTGGGGAACAGAGGGGTTACCAGCGCAATCCTACGCATGGTGACGGGTGGAATTCAGGACATGGTAGTATTGGTACTGGAGTGACAAGGGAAGAGTGGTAAGTTGATAAGATAACCTGCTAGGATGTTGGACGTGATGAATATTATGGAGCAATCTGTAGAGTGCTGTGCTGTGAGCAGGACCGTGCGGTTGTAGAGGCTGAGATGACTGTCTGATACGCTGACTATGCAACTCTTGCGGCTAAGGATACCCTGGATTGTGTGAGCCTGTGACTGACTGTTCGACGCGACATTGATGAACGTTGCAACAGTGCTCCGGAACTGACGAAGAACGCGCCGCTTTTCCAAAACATAGTTAATCTAACAAAGCTACCATGTTACCTCCCTTTGCAACGAATCCAAGGTTCCAAACCATGGCGGGGAGCCGCTAATGTGCTAAGTTGGCACTAGTTACCAGACTCTCGGGACCAGTCGCTCATGACTCGGGTCACCGGCTCAGGGGGAGGCACAATTGTCGCAGCAGAACTGGATATGAAAACCTGGAACTTTTGTCCAACACAGCAACACCTCAACCCCCCCTGTCTCCACCTCCAACGGACACACACTCACTTATGATGTACTGGAATACTGTATGACTGGACTGTGCAGGGCACACGTCCACCCTATGCAAACTGGCTGGGGTTGTCAAAGTGGTTTTGAACCTTGGTGGTGAAGCCTTTGTTGCCAACGATTCGCTTGGGACGCCCAGAGTAATTAGAGCTTCGGGACCGGCTTTCGGCCCGCTAGAGTCGCGAGCCGTTTGCCACTATGACTTGGGTTGCTGTTGCCTGCCCCCCCGGCGATACGAATCCTACTAAGAACTTTTGAAGGTATACCTCCGTCATGTATCTgggcagccgccgccgccgccgctttTACTGGGCCATTTCGGCTCGTTCATTACCCCTCCCAGCATTCgctgttggtggtggtgcgggTCTGACCGCAGCACCCTCATGCACGACGCAGCCGACCGGAGCACTTTCAGCAAAAGGGGGGCTCTTCATTCGACGCTTATCGTTGATCTACCCACTGAAGGGAGTCTCCATTGTGGTCCCGGAACGTTCCCCGGCCCCAGTCTACCCACCTTCGGTCCCACCCGCGGCTCCACCCCCGGCCCCAACTCCGGTTTCTCTTGGACCGTGCCGTCCATCGGCAGGAGCGCCTAAAAGTGCCCCAACACGTCCGCTATCCAACACAAAGGACTTTTACGTTGCCGTACGTAATGCAGTATGCTGCTCATATTTCCTgccccaccccccccccccagtcgATCATCACGCCAAGTCTGCAACACGGCCATCCTGTGTAGCGTACACCCAATGTCAAtgtccctccctccctgtcCCTGACAGCTAACGGTTACCTGTGACGGGGGGAATGTCGGCCGCTGCAGACACACTAGCAGGGTACCTCAAATTTTTATACACTTGGCAAGCTGAACATGGCGTGATCCGCGGTGGACGGTTGCGGCGTTGCGCTACGCCGGGGGTGGACTTCGTTTCACTCCTGTCAATCTTCTACAGGAATAGACAGTTTATGCAAGGGCACGATGTGCCGGAGAACGTACGTCTGACAACTTCGTAGGGCGCCGGAGGAACGAGGTTGTGTCGGAATGACAGCTCGGGGCACCTTCTGACAGAATATACAGACTCCCTCGAGATCGGCATCGAGCCTTACTACGCAGTGAGCCGAGAGGGTAGCAATCGCTTGCTTGTGGATCAGCCTGGTGCCATCTGGCCCCTGCCGCCCATTCCCTGCACACAGATTCTCTCTACTTTTACAGTAATCACCGTGCCCGGGCGCAGGCTGGGGTTGCCGGCCCCAgggtcggggggggggggactaCGGATATACaaagctgctgctgccgggcATCAACGCGAAGCTAGAGAGCCGAGCTCCCTCGGTGTTGCTGCTACTGAGTCGAATCCATCACTGAATGCCCGCCCGTCATGGCCGAATCACAGAGTggcaccgtcgtcaccgTGGCCGTGGTCTTCGCCGTCCTCACCTTCATCGTCATAGCCCTCCGCGTCTGGGCCCGCGCCATCCTCGTGCGGTCTTTCGGCCCCGATGACGGTACGCTCACTCTctcccgtcgccgccgacttATTGTCCCGCTGACAGGCTCGTCTCAGTCCTCATCAtcttcgccgccctcttGTCATGGGCTTTCATCGCGGCCACGATCCGCGCCACGCATCTGGGGCTAGGGTCGCACATTGCTCACGTCATGG
Encoded proteins:
- a CDS encoding Short-chain dehydrogenase, whose product is MESLSTGFTFTKTIHTDPYPEISPSRAELSHVGKSVLITGGHSGIGFAIARAFAQANAQRIIIVARRSSVVEVAASRLGTEFPNTQVLGRECDVSDLASVDVLWQGLAKEDIFVDVVVLNAATSSVRPILEAGRDTVWGEYLLNARANLDFAERLYKQPNSDGRQKALVHLSTMAIHDTRLSGNQPSYGSSKSAGTMLLQRIAKDVSADDLQIVSYHPGGVYTDLAASLGIPKDAYPWDDENLPGQFAVWAASNEAKFLHGRFVWAKWDVTELREGPIRERLDNDEQFLRVGVVGIENFKNL